Proteins encoded by one window of Glycine soja cultivar W05 chromosome 15, ASM419377v2, whole genome shotgun sequence:
- the LOC114386133 gene encoding protein MAIN-LIKE 2-like yields MVRTRGLGCALGAGRGRDISEDAYEADVPRCRRPTASARRQRVHLREDVTERPKDVPQLHEDVPHVSDATPEMTGTADAVQTEGVATDGSLGSPAVDEGFPGGPRDPSILTDFAEHVAHSIWSGQERHDLKLVSHGRKVDKIGRPAPEIEGLIASTGLGPLIRCSVITIDPGLISAFVERWHRETSTFHLPVSELTITLDDVVSLLHLPITGALHTFKPLVTLDAIGLLTELLEVIHEEATFETRQASGPHVWLGWLRDLYQSQCRARRWVVAACTYLLHLVGCTLFANKSSTHVHVVHLEAFRDLA; encoded by the exons atggttagaacacgaggtttaggttgTGCGTTAGGAGCTGGTAGAGGTAGAGACATTAGTGAGGATGCGTATGAGGCTGATGTTCCTCGGTGTCGCAGGCCTACTGCTTCAGCACGTAGGCAACGGGTTCATCTGCGTGAGGACGTCACTGAGAGACCTAAGGATGTGCCTCAGTTGCATGAGGATGTTCCTCATGTGTCTGATGCCACCCCAGAGATGACAGGCACCGCCGATGCTGTTCAGACAGAGGGAGTGGCTACTGATGGGAGCTTGGGGTCACCTGCTGTAGATGAGGGATTCCCCGGTGGACCACGCGACCCATCGATTTTGACCGATTTTGCTGAGCATGTCGCACACAGCATCTGGAGTGGACAG gAACGACACGATCTGAAGTTGGTCTCCCACGGTAGAAAAGTAGATAAAATTGGGAGACCAGCGCCTGAGATTGAAGGGTTGATTGCTAGCACCGGATTGGGTCCACTAATCAGGTGTTCTGTTATCACCATTGATCCTGGACTCATATCCGCCTTCGTCGAGAGGTGGCATCGCGAGACTAGCACGTTCCACCTGCCAGTAAGCGAGTTGACGATCACGTTGGATGACGTGGTGTCACTCCTACACCTTCCCATCACTGGCGCGCTGCATACGTTCAAGCCACTTGTTACTTTAGACGCCATTGGTCTACTGACGGAGCTTCTTGAGGTCATTCATGAGGAGGCTACATTTGAGACCCGACAGGCTAGTGGGCCTCATGTCTGGTTGGGGTGGCTTCGGGACTTGTATCAGAGCCAATGCAGGGCCAGACGATGGGTTGTAGCAGCCTGCACGTATCTGCTCCACTTGGTGGGTTGTACTCTTTTCGCCAACAAGAGTTCAACCCATGTACATGTCGTGCACCTGGAGGCTTTCAGGGACCTGGCCTAG